The following proteins come from a genomic window of Synechococcus sp. NB0720_010:
- a CDS encoding dienelactone hydrolase family protein — MTTEASWVQIPVPAAAGVTATVMPCWWVLPEQPRGAVLVLPEVFGVNSWVRSVAERLAQEGYAALALSTFSRSAPDLDVGYDEAGLAAGREHRDRVTAEQLLADVQAAVDWIQQSHPSLSLGCVGFCFGGHLAMLAATNPAIAATCDFYGARVSSFKPGAIEDSTLSVVPEVAGRLWCFCGDQDPLMPAEELQAIDQALRSADTEGSRHRLVVAAGAGHGYMCQARADFHPEAAASGWSQMLELFAEAI; from the coding sequence ATGACCACTGAGGCCAGCTGGGTTCAGATCCCTGTTCCAGCAGCAGCGGGTGTGACAGCCACGGTCATGCCGTGCTGGTGGGTGCTGCCTGAGCAGCCTCGCGGGGCGGTCTTGGTGCTGCCAGAGGTGTTTGGAGTGAACAGCTGGGTGCGCAGCGTGGCGGAGCGCTTGGCCCAGGAGGGTTACGCAGCCCTCGCCCTGAGCACCTTCTCGCGTTCTGCTCCCGATTTGGATGTGGGCTACGACGAGGCAGGTTTGGCCGCTGGCCGTGAGCATCGTGACCGTGTGACGGCCGAGCAGCTCCTGGCGGACGTCCAAGCCGCTGTCGATTGGATCCAGCAATCCCATCCCTCTTTAAGCCTGGGCTGCGTGGGCTTTTGCTTTGGCGGTCACCTGGCGATGCTGGCTGCGACGAACCCGGCGATCGCAGCCACCTGTGATTTCTATGGAGCTCGGGTTTCGTCCTTCAAGCCTGGCGCGATTGAGGACTCAACCCTGTCGGTCGTGCCTGAGGTTGCAGGGCGACTCTGGTGCTTCTGCGGTGATCAAGATCCCTTGATGCCCGCTGAGGAGTTGCAGGCCATTGATCAAGCCCTGCGCTCAGCGGATACCGAAGGGAGTCGCCACCGACTGGTTGTGGCAGCTGGGGCCGGTCACGGATACATGTGCCAGGCCAGAGCCGATTTCCATCCTGAGGCGGCTGCCTCGGGATGGAGTCAGATGTTGGAGCTCTTCGCTGAGGCGATCTAG
- the infC gene encoding translation initiation factor IF-3: MPPRPRFDRRAPVRELPNINDRINYPQLRVVDADGSQLGVITREEALDVAKDRELDLVLVSEKADPPVCRIMDYGKFKFEQEKKAKEAKKKSHQTEVKEVKMRYKIDQHDYDVRLGQASRFLKAGDKVKCTVIFRGREIQHTALAEQLLRRMAKDLEEKAEIQQEPKREGRNMIMFLSPRKTPLAKEKEAEAAASKAVRTIETPRQAAAKAEG; encoded by the coding sequence ATGCCACCCCGTCCTCGTTTTGACCGCCGTGCTCCTGTTCGGGAGCTCCCCAACATCAACGACCGCATCAATTACCCCCAGCTCCGGGTGGTCGATGCCGACGGCAGTCAGCTAGGAGTGATCACAAGGGAAGAAGCGCTCGACGTCGCGAAGGACCGTGAGCTGGACCTGGTCCTGGTGAGTGAGAAGGCTGACCCACCGGTCTGCCGGATCATGGACTACGGCAAGTTCAAATTCGAGCAAGAAAAGAAAGCCAAAGAAGCCAAGAAAAAGTCGCACCAGACCGAAGTTAAAGAGGTCAAGATGCGCTACAAGATTGACCAGCACGACTACGATGTGCGGCTCGGTCAGGCCTCTCGCTTCCTCAAAGCAGGTGACAAGGTCAAGTGCACCGTGATCTTCCGCGGACGGGAGATCCAGCACACCGCCCTGGCCGAACAGCTCCTGCGCCGCATGGCCAAGGATCTCGAAGAAAAAGCCGAGATTCAGCAGGAGCCCAAGCGTGAGGGCCGGAACATGATCATGTTCCTCAGCCCGCGCAAAACACCCCTGGCCAAAGAGAAAGAGGCCGAGGCTGCTGCCAGCAAAGCGGTGCGCACAATCGAGACCCCTCGTCAGGCGGCAGCCAAGGCCGAAGGCTAG
- the miaA gene encoding tRNA (adenosine(37)-N6)-dimethylallyltransferase MiaA, whose translation MSPSSQPLVIALMGPTASGKTALAIEIAQALDLAVLSVDSRQLYKEMTIGTAKPTAEQRATVRHELLDLRAPDEPINLQEFRQEADQAIEAEHKRRGIAFLVGGSGLYIKAITQGMTPPAVPPQPQLRADLEALGQSQCYALLRQADPDAAGRIMANDAVRTQRALEVLYATGRPLSQQQGSNPPPWRVLELGLNPSNLRQRIAQRSRALYTDGLVAETRGLLERYGQGCALLDTIGYAEAGALLRGELTEEQAIEQTTKRTHQFAKRQKTWFRRQHQPLWLDAPGQEDNPLKRALSAIEHVLG comes from the coding sequence ATGAGTCCCTCCAGTCAGCCCCTCGTCATCGCCTTGATGGGGCCAACGGCCAGCGGCAAAACCGCCCTGGCCATCGAGATCGCCCAGGCCCTGGATCTCGCAGTCCTGTCTGTCGATTCCAGGCAGCTGTACAAAGAGATGACGATCGGCACCGCAAAACCGACTGCCGAGCAGCGGGCCACCGTTCGCCATGAGCTGCTGGACCTGCGGGCGCCTGACGAACCGATCAACCTTCAGGAGTTCCGCCAGGAAGCCGATCAAGCGATCGAAGCGGAACACAAGCGGCGGGGAATTGCTTTCCTTGTGGGCGGGAGCGGCCTGTACATCAAGGCCATCACCCAAGGGATGACTCCGCCAGCGGTCCCTCCGCAACCTCAATTGCGGGCGGACCTAGAGGCACTGGGCCAAAGCCAGTGCTACGCCCTTCTGCGCCAAGCCGATCCAGACGCCGCTGGGCGGATCATGGCCAATGACGCCGTGCGCACACAGCGCGCCCTTGAGGTGCTCTATGCCACCGGTCGCCCCCTGAGCCAACAGCAGGGCTCCAATCCGCCCCCCTGGCGGGTCCTGGAACTGGGTCTCAACCCCAGCAACCTCAGGCAACGCATTGCCCAGCGCAGTCGGGCGCTGTACACCGATGGCTTGGTGGCAGAGACCCGAGGGCTTCTGGAGCGTTATGGGCAGGGCTGCGCCCTACTGGACACCATTGGCTATGCGGAAGCTGGAGCCCTACTGCGGGGGGAGCTGACTGAAGAGCAAGCCATTGAGCAGACCACCAAGCGCACCCATCAGTTCGCCAAGCGCCAAAAGACCTGGTTTCGCCGGCAGCATCAACCCCTATGGCTGGATGCACCAGGCCAAGAGGACAATCCCTTGAAGCGGGCCTTGTCGGCGATCGAGCACGTCCTAGGGTGA